The uncultured Bacteroides sp. genome has a segment encoding these proteins:
- a CDS encoding efflux RND transporter periplasmic adaptor subunit, whose amino-acid sequence MASQKSQNSNMLLAFITLLGVIAIVALVGFFMLRKGPEIIQGQAEVTEYRVSSKVPGRILEFRVKEGDKVKAGDTLAILEAPEVAAKMIQAQAAESAAQAQNQKAIKGARSEQIQTAYEMWQKAKAGVDIAEKSYKRVKNLFEQGVMSAQKMDELTAQRDAAIATEKAAHAQYSMAKNGAEREDKLAASALVDRAKGAVAEVESYVKETILIAPMGGEISEIFPKMGELVGTGAPIMNVANLDDMWITFNVREDLLNGLNVGTEFTAIIPSMNNKEVKLKVNFMKDLGTYAAWKATKTTGQFDLKTFEVRALPTEKIQNLRPGMSVIIKK is encoded by the coding sequence ATGGCATCACAAAAATCACAAAACAGCAATATGCTGCTAGCATTTATTACCCTGCTTGGGGTTATTGCAATAGTTGCTTTAGTAGGTTTCTTTATGCTGAGAAAAGGACCAGAAATTATTCAAGGACAGGCAGAAGTGACTGAATACAGAGTTTCCAGTAAAGTTCCCGGAAGAATTTTGGAATTCAGAGTGAAAGAAGGTGATAAGGTGAAAGCTGGTGACACTCTGGCTATACTTGAAGCACCAGAGGTTGCTGCAAAAATGATACAGGCACAAGCTGCCGAATCTGCCGCACAGGCACAAAATCAAAAAGCTATCAAAGGTGCCCGCTCAGAGCAAATTCAAACAGCCTATGAAATGTGGCAAAAAGCTAAAGCCGGAGTTGATATTGCCGAGAAATCTTATAAAAGAGTGAAAAACCTTTTTGAACAAGGTGTAATGTCTGCTCAGAAGATGGACGAACTAACTGCGCAACGCGATGCAGCCATTGCTACAGAAAAAGCCGCTCATGCACAATATTCAATGGCTAAGAATGGAGCAGAACGTGAAGATAAACTGGCTGCATCCGCATTAGTAGACAGAGCAAAAGGTGCTGTTGCTGAAGTTGAGTCATATGTAAAGGAAACGATATTAATTGCCCCAATGGGAGGAGAAATCAGTGAGATATTCCCAAAAATGGGAGAGCTGGTAGGAACTGGTGCACCGATCATGAATGTAGCCAATCTGGATGACATGTGGATTACTTTCAATGTTCGTGAAGATCTTCTGAATGGCCTCAATGTTGGGACTGAATTTACCGCTATTATTCCTTCAATGAATAATAAAGAAGTGAAACTGAAAGTCAATTTCATGAAAGATCTTGGAACTTATGCTGCATGGAAAGCAACTAAAACAACTGGACAATTTGATTTAAAGACATTTGAAGTTCGTGCTCTTCCTACTGAAAAGATTCAGAATCTTCGCCCTGGAATGTCTGTTATTATTAAGAAATAA